The Mucilaginibacter yixingensis genome window below encodes:
- a CDS encoding AraC family transcriptional regulator gives MDNRTKYIEKVKEGFVGQKMIVLSPDRLLRIEENLFSKNLYPTAIGYYPHAAFHERQRSQGSEQYILLYCVGGKGWIKVSGKELEITANTYYILPKEEAHSYGSSQHDPWSIYWVHFTGPHADLLYARFLTTIKPVPSIPYNKLNVELFNSMFQLLENDLNTRELELLYIKLIQFLGIFVYSEEAILHKESDPVTESIDFMKQNISKSLSVAQLAGQVNYSVSRYSELFKAKTGYSPVQYFLQLKIQASCQYLYFTKMSINDICKKIGFEDQFYFSRTFKKQMNIAPLRYRKKYWL, from the coding sequence ATGGATAATAGAACGAAATATATTGAAAAGGTAAAAGAGGGCTTTGTTGGTCAGAAAATGATCGTGCTGTCTCCAGACCGGCTCCTTAGAATTGAGGAGAATTTATTTTCAAAAAATCTATATCCCACCGCCATTGGTTACTATCCGCATGCAGCATTTCATGAAAGGCAACGAAGCCAGGGGAGTGAGCAATATATTCTTTTATATTGTGTAGGAGGGAAGGGCTGGATCAAGGTTTCAGGGAAAGAATTAGAAATAACAGCTAATACCTATTATATATTACCTAAAGAAGAGGCCCATAGTTATGGCAGCTCACAACATGACCCCTGGAGTATCTATTGGGTGCATTTTACCGGTCCGCATGCTGATTTGTTGTATGCCCGTTTTTTAACTACCATAAAACCGGTTCCATCAATTCCGTATAATAAACTTAATGTTGAGCTGTTTAACAGCATGTTTCAATTGTTAGAGAACGATCTGAATACGCGCGAGTTAGAGTTGCTTTATATTAAGCTGATCCAGTTTCTCGGGATTTTTGTCTATTCAGAAGAAGCTATACTGCATAAAGAATCAGACCCGGTAACGGAGTCTATCGATTTTATGAAACAAAATATTAGCAAGAGCTTATCTGTGGCGCAATTGGCCGGTCAGGTTAATTATTCTGTGTCCAGATATTCTGAGTTGTTTAAAGCTAAAACCGGTTACTCACCTGTGCAATATTTTCTTCAGCTTAAAATTCAGGCTTCGTGCCAATATCTGTATTTTACCAAAATGAGCATCAATGACATTTGCAAGAAAATTGGCTTTGAAGATCAGTTCTATTTCTCCAGAACATTTAAAAAGCAGATGAACATTGCTCCGCTTCGTTACAGAAAAAAATATTGGTTGTAA
- a CDS encoding sialate O-acetylesterase, whose product MKKHWNAAGVLAYLVLCCLSSKADVRLPQLIGDGMVLQRDVKLKVWGWASPAEHVSVKINGKTANCIAAQDGKWLATLPAMKAGGPYTMTVDGKNHIILKDILIGDVWFCSGQSNMVLPVERVKERYPEEVASANYPQIRNFFIPTASDVRGQHADLPPGKWRPTNPKTVLEFGAASYFFAKQLYLKYHVPIGIINSSVGGTPIQAWIGADGFKSLSGYQKRLDQFKDSSFMNRVTRARRQADASHTQATDPDPDKGLSGGVKWYAPGFIPQNWHKFWLPGYWADQGVRGLNGVVWFRKEVNIPESMVGQAAKLFMGRIVDADETYVNGQKVGNTTYQYPPRRYDIPAGLLKAGKNVIVIRLTNTIGKGGFVPDKRYELTDGKTSIDLRGDWLYQVGQVLSPFRAMENIDRDAVFSAQNEPTGLYNTMVAPAINYAVKGMVWYQGESNPGTPDYHELLTTLITSWRADWRQGNVPFLIVQLPNFGDAQYSPSESQWAQIREAELQSLALPNTGLAVTIDAGEWNDVHPVNKEDVGDRLALAAEKIAYGDTKVVASGPIFQSAQVQDHQIVLSFNSVGGGLIAKGGEPLTQFAIAGEDKKFVWADARIDGDKVIVSSARIDHPLYARYAWADNPDGANLYNQEGLPASPFRTDKP is encoded by the coding sequence ATGAAAAAGCATTGGAACGCAGCAGGCGTCCTCGCGTACCTTGTATTGTGCTGTCTATCATCAAAAGCTGACGTGCGCTTACCGCAATTGATAGGTGACGGCATGGTTTTGCAAAGAGACGTTAAGCTGAAAGTTTGGGGCTGGGCCTCGCCGGCTGAACATGTTAGCGTTAAGATTAATGGTAAAACGGCTAATTGTATTGCCGCTCAGGATGGCAAATGGCTGGCTACGCTACCTGCCATGAAAGCCGGGGGACCGTACACGATGACGGTTGATGGCAAGAATCACATTATACTCAAAGATATCCTGATTGGCGATGTTTGGTTTTGCTCGGGCCAGTCTAACATGGTATTGCCGGTTGAGCGGGTGAAAGAAAGATATCCGGAAGAGGTTGCCTCAGCCAATTATCCGCAGATCAGAAACTTCTTTATTCCCACGGCATCTGATGTACGCGGCCAGCATGCAGATCTGCCTCCGGGCAAATGGCGGCCAACAAACCCTAAAACCGTTCTTGAATTTGGCGCGGCCAGTTATTTTTTTGCAAAGCAGCTGTATCTCAAATATCATGTGCCTATCGGTATCATCAACTCCAGCGTCGGCGGCACACCCATCCAGGCATGGATAGGGGCGGACGGATTTAAGAGTCTATCCGGTTACCAGAAACGTTTAGATCAGTTTAAAGACAGCTCGTTTATGAACCGGGTAACGCGGGCCAGACGACAAGCCGATGCAAGTCACACCCAAGCTACAGATCCAGATCCTGATAAAGGTCTCTCCGGCGGCGTTAAGTGGTACGCTCCTGGATTCATACCCCAAAACTGGCACAAGTTCTGGCTGCCGGGATATTGGGCAGACCAGGGTGTGCGCGGACTAAACGGCGTGGTATGGTTCAGAAAAGAGGTGAACATCCCGGAGAGTATGGTAGGGCAAGCGGCAAAGCTGTTTATGGGCCGTATTGTAGATGCCGATGAAACTTATGTAAACGGTCAGAAGGTTGGTAACACCACTTATCAGTACCCTCCGCGCCGTTACGATATTCCAGCTGGATTATTGAAAGCCGGCAAAAATGTGATCGTTATTCGCTTAACCAATACCATAGGTAAGGGTGGGTTTGTGCCCGATAAGCGCTACGAGCTGACTGACGGAAAAACCAGCATTGACTTACGCGGCGACTGGCTTTACCAGGTCGGGCAGGTTTTATCGCCGTTTCGTGCGATGGAAAATATTGACCGGGATGCTGTGTTTTCAGCACAAAATGAACCGACCGGTCTTTACAATACCATGGTTGCTCCGGCTATTAATTACGCTGTTAAAGGTATGGTTTGGTATCAGGGTGAGTCTAATCCGGGTACGCCCGATTATCACGAGTTGCTGACTACCTTGATCACCAGCTGGCGTGCCGACTGGCGGCAAGGCAATGTGCCTTTTTTGATTGTACAGCTGCCAAATTTCGGCGATGCTCAATACTCGCCGTCAGAAAGCCAATGGGCACAAATCAGGGAAGCAGAGCTGCAGTCGCTTGCTTTGCCCAATACAGGCCTGGCCGTAACTATTGATGCCGGCGAGTGGAATGATGTTCATCCTGTTAATAAAGAGGACGTAGGCGATCGGCTGGCCCTGGCTGCAGAAAAGATAGCTTATGGCGATACCAAGGTGGTGGCCTCGGGCCCGATTTTTCAGTCGGCACAAGTGCAGGATCATCAGATCGTGCTTTCGTTTAACAGCGTAGGGGGCGGCCTGATAGCCAAAGGCGGTGAACCTCTCACGCAATTTGCCATTGCCGGCGAGGACAAGAAATTTGTGTGGGCCGATGCTAGAATTGATGGCGATAAAGTGATTGTGAGCAGCGCCAGGATAGATCATCCATTGTACGCGCGGTATGCCTGGGCCGATAATCCGGATGGGGCTAATCTTTATAATCAAGAAGGCTTGCCCGCCTCGCCGTTCCGCACCGATAAACCCTGA
- a CDS encoding glycoside hydrolase family 43 protein — protein MNSTCFKSLGLAATTALLCASVTGLAQHPKKYLSQPLIKTIYTADPSAHVFNGKLYIYPSHDIDAGIPENDNGDHFAMRDYHILSMDNINGPVTDHGVALDIKNIPWAGRQLWAPDCAYKNGTYYLYFPVKDKKDVFHIGVATSKNPAGPFKAEPEPIKGSFSIDPAVFTDTDGQSYMYFGGIWGGQLQRWATGKYEANGSKTDLMKDDAPALSCKVARLSSNMKGFDGPVRDVVILDNNGKPLLGKDHDRRFFEGSWMHKYKGKYYFTYSTGDTHYLAYAIGDHPYGPFRYKGIFLKPVEGWTTHHSIVEFKGKWYLFYHDTQLSGKTHLRNVKVTPLYHKPDGSISMIDPFK, from the coding sequence ATGAACTCAACATGCTTTAAATCATTGGGATTGGCGGCCACCACGGCACTATTGTGTGCTTCGGTAACCGGTCTGGCTCAACACCCCAAAAAATATTTGTCACAGCCGCTTATCAAAACCATTTATACGGCAGATCCCTCTGCTCATGTTTTTAATGGTAAGCTATACATCTATCCGTCGCATGACATTGATGCCGGCATCCCCGAAAATGACAATGGCGATCATTTTGCCATGCGAGATTATCATATCCTTTCTATGGATAACATTAACGGTCCGGTTACAGATCATGGCGTGGCGCTGGATATCAAGAATATCCCATGGGCGGGCCGACAACTTTGGGCGCCGGATTGCGCCTATAAAAACGGCACCTATTATCTCTACTTCCCGGTGAAGGACAAAAAAGATGTGTTCCATATCGGTGTAGCTACCTCAAAAAATCCGGCCGGTCCTTTTAAGGCAGAACCGGAGCCAATTAAAGGCAGTTTTAGTATAGACCCTGCCGTATTTACAGATACCGACGGACAAAGCTATATGTATTTCGGGGGCATCTGGGGTGGTCAGCTGCAGCGCTGGGCTACAGGTAAATATGAGGCCAACGGCTCTAAAACAGACCTGATGAAAGACGATGCACCTGCACTAAGCTGCAAAGTGGCCAGGCTGAGCAGCAACATGAAGGGATTTGATGGTCCGGTGCGTGATGTGGTTATCCTTGATAATAATGGTAAACCACTGCTAGGCAAAGATCATGACCGTCGCTTTTTTGAGGGCTCATGGATGCACAAGTATAAGGGGAAATACTACTTCACCTATTCAACCGGCGATACCCACTACCTGGCCTACGCCATCGGCGATCATCCTTATGGGCCCTTCCGCTATAAAGGTATCTTCTTAAAACCGGTGGAAGGCTGGACCACCCATCACTCCATTGTTGAGTTTAAAGGCAAGTGGTATCTGTTTTATCATGATACGCAGCTATCGGGCAAAACTCATCTCAGAAACGTAAAGGTCACCCCGCTATATCATAAGCCAGATGGCAGCATATCCATGATTGATCCTTTTAAATAG
- a CDS encoding sugar porter family MFS transporter, with protein sequence MNSHNFNNKYIIGISFISALGGYLFGFDFAVISGALPFLKIQFHLDAWWEGFLTGSLALGCIVGCLIAGKLADRYGRRPGLMLSAIVFAISSLGMAFSSGLSVFVMMRFAAGIGVGMASMLSPMYIAEISPAQIRGRNVAINQLTIVIGILITNLVNYLLADKGTDVWRWMFGLGAVPSLLFLTGVLWLPESPRWLLKAGKKQQAASVLQKIGSAAFVEDTISDINQSFEGSKPQSYAAVFGKAVRPAVVVGITLAVFQQLCGINVVFNYTSTIFESVGANLNRQLFETVAIGVVNLLFTLLAMWQVDKLGRRPLMLIGSIGLSVIYLVLAFLLQNHYSPAVISIFVLLAISIYATSLAPVTWVLISEIFPNSIRGVASSMAIVSLWGAYFILVFTFPILAKKLGAYGPFYLYAGICLLGFVFVLRRVKETKGQTLEELEHNLIKH encoded by the coding sequence ATGAACAGCCATAATTTCAACAATAAATACATTATTGGCATTTCCTTTATCTCGGCCCTGGGTGGGTACCTTTTCGGTTTTGATTTTGCCGTTATTTCTGGTGCGCTCCCTTTTTTAAAGATCCAGTTTCACCTGGATGCCTGGTGGGAAGGTTTTTTAACCGGCTCGCTGGCACTGGGTTGCATTGTGGGTTGCTTGATAGCCGGCAAATTGGCCGACAGATATGGCCGCCGCCCGGGATTGATGCTATCAGCAATAGTATTTGCCATTTCGTCTTTGGGGATGGCGTTCTCATCAGGGCTGTCTGTTTTTGTGATGATGCGGTTTGCCGCTGGTATTGGTGTGGGTATGGCCTCTATGCTTAGCCCCATGTATATTGCCGAGATTTCGCCGGCACAAATCCGTGGCAGAAATGTGGCCATTAATCAGTTGACAATTGTTATCGGCATCCTGATCACCAATCTGGTCAATTATCTACTGGCAGATAAGGGAACCGATGTATGGCGGTGGATGTTTGGCTTGGGAGCCGTGCCCTCTCTTTTGTTTCTTACTGGCGTTTTATGGCTGCCAGAAAGTCCGCGCTGGCTGCTCAAAGCGGGCAAAAAACAACAGGCGGCATCTGTGCTGCAAAAAATCGGCTCTGCCGCGTTTGTGGAAGATACCATCAGCGATATTAACCAGTCATTTGAAGGTAGCAAGCCACAATCCTACGCAGCTGTATTTGGCAAGGCTGTCAGACCAGCTGTTGTGGTTGGCATAACACTTGCCGTGTTTCAGCAACTTTGCGGCATCAATGTGGTTTTCAATTATACATCAACCATTTTTGAGTCTGTGGGCGCCAACCTTAACCGGCAATTGTTCGAAACGGTTGCTATTGGCGTTGTTAATCTGCTTTTCACTTTGCTGGCCATGTGGCAGGTTGATAAACTTGGACGCAGGCCACTGATGCTCATCGGGTCTATCGGTCTTTCCGTTATTTATTTGGTGCTGGCCTTTCTGTTGCAAAATCATTACAGCCCGGCTGTCATTTCCATTTTTGTGTTATTGGCTATCAGTATTTACGCCACGTCGTTAGCACCGGTAACATGGGTGCTCATCTCCGAGATTTTTCCTAATTCCATACGGGGCGTGGCGTCATCTATGGCTATTGTTTCGCTTTGGGGGGCCTATTTTATCCTGGTGTTCACCTTCCCTATACTGGCTAAGAAACTAGGCGCCTACGGTCCGTTCTATCTATACGCAGGCATTTGTTTACTGGGGTTTGTGTTTGTGTTACGCCGGGTAAAAGAAACCAAAGGCCAAACGCTGGAAGAGTTAGAACATAATTTAATCAAACATTAA
- a CDS encoding alpha-glucuronidase: MLAIEELKDGWMGKAGAKMLLIVKFDQSIKGDGYILKPQSIQAATPVGLLYGAFDYLRRQKVGEDLHVTSNPSYQRRILNHWDNLNGTIERGYAGSSIFWRNEKQAPTVTEADRKLWREYARANASVGINGAVLNNVNASPIILSDDYLNKVKEVADVLRPYGMRVYLSVNFASPMVLGKLATADPLAPGVINWWKDKANEIYKAIPDFGGFLVKANSEGQPGPQDYKRTHVDGANMLADVLQPHGGIVMWRAFVYSASDKDRAKQAYEEFMPFDGRFRDNVIIQVKNGPIDFQPREPFSPLFGAMKKTSVMPEFQITKEYLGENIHLVYLGTLWEEALKSDTYQQGKGSTVARCTDGSLYPQQYTAIAGVANIGLDANWCGSNFDQANWYAYGRLAWDNQLTATQIADEWVKLTFSPDQTTAGDSKWQNGFLKPVTAMMMKSREAMVNYEMPLGLHHIFAADRHYGPGPWYAPKKVRVDWTPPYYHKAGADGIGFDRTSKGTAAVNQYQQTVADEFDNLKTCPEKYLLWFHHLPWTYQVASGRTLWDEICYRYQDGLQSVKEFQKTWDSLRPFVDEQRFEEVQSKLQRQYHDAQVYKDGCLLYFQTFSKMPFPPGCEKPIYTLDYLESIDPFTMEKFPASNGGQ; encoded by the coding sequence ATGTTGGCAATAGAGGAACTGAAGGACGGATGGATGGGTAAGGCAGGAGCGAAAATGCTTCTTATTGTAAAGTTTGATCAATCTATAAAAGGCGATGGCTATATACTCAAGCCGCAATCAATCCAGGCGGCTACCCCGGTAGGTTTGTTGTATGGTGCATTTGACTATCTGAGGCGGCAAAAAGTAGGCGAAGACCTGCATGTAACTTCTAATCCATCTTATCAGCGACGAATTCTGAATCATTGGGATAACCTCAACGGAACCATAGAGCGGGGGTATGCCGGCAGTTCTATCTTCTGGCGCAACGAAAAACAAGCGCCAACGGTAACCGAAGCCGATAGAAAGCTATGGCGCGAATATGCTCGTGCCAACGCATCTGTGGGCATTAATGGCGCGGTATTGAATAATGTAAACGCCTCGCCAATAATTCTATCTGACGATTACCTCAATAAAGTAAAAGAGGTAGCCGATGTGCTGCGTCCGTATGGTATGCGGGTTTACCTATCTGTCAATTTTGCTTCGCCGATGGTACTGGGGAAACTTGCGACTGCCGATCCACTGGCACCCGGGGTTATTAATTGGTGGAAGGATAAAGCAAACGAAATTTATAAGGCCATCCCAGATTTTGGGGGCTTTTTAGTGAAGGCAAACAGCGAGGGGCAGCCTGGTCCGCAGGACTATAAGCGTACACACGTTGACGGTGCAAACATGCTGGCCGATGTGCTTCAGCCGCACGGCGGTATTGTGATGTGGAGGGCTTTTGTATACAGCGCAAGCGATAAGGACCGTGCTAAGCAAGCTTATGAAGAATTTATGCCTTTTGATGGCCGATTTAGAGATAATGTAATTATACAGGTTAAAAACGGGCCGATTGATTTTCAGCCAAGAGAGCCATTTAGTCCGCTGTTTGGTGCTATGAAAAAAACTTCGGTGATGCCCGAGTTTCAGATCACAAAAGAGTATCTGGGCGAGAATATCCACCTGGTGTATCTGGGCACACTGTGGGAGGAAGCCTTAAAAAGCGATACCTACCAGCAAGGAAAGGGCAGCACGGTTGCCCGTTGTACAGATGGTAGCCTGTATCCACAACAATATACCGCAATAGCCGGGGTGGCAAACATAGGGCTGGATGCTAATTGGTGCGGCAGTAATTTTGACCAGGCCAACTGGTACGCCTATGGTCGTTTGGCTTGGGATAACCAGTTAACGGCTACACAAATTGCAGATGAATGGGTAAAGCTTACCTTTTCACCAGATCAAACAACCGCAGGCGATAGTAAATGGCAAAACGGGTTCCTTAAACCGGTTACGGCAATGATGATGAAAAGCCGTGAAGCAATGGTTAACTATGAAATGCCGTTGGGCCTGCATCATATATTTGCTGCCGACCGCCATTATGGCCCCGGGCCATGGTATGCACCTAAGAAAGTCAGGGTAGATTGGACCCCGCCTTATTATCACAAAGCGGGTGCAGATGGCATCGGCTTCGATAGAACCAGCAAAGGCACGGCTGCCGTTAACCAGTATCAGCAAACAGTTGCCGACGAGTTTGATAACCTGAAGACCTGCCCTGAAAAATATCTATTGTGGTTTCATCATTTGCCGTGGACTTACCAGGTTGCCAGCGGAAGAACTTTATGGGACGAGATTTGCTACCGGTACCAGGATGGCCTGCAATCGGTTAAGGAATTTCAAAAAACATGGGATAGCCTGCGTCCTTTTGTAGACGAGCAGCGGTTTGAAGAAGTGCAAAGCAAATTGCAACGGCAATATCATGACGCGCAGGTATACAAGGATGGCTGCCTGCTCTATTTCCAAACATTCAGCAAGATGCCGTTCCCGCCGGGCTGTGAAAAACCAATCTATACGCTGGATTATCTGGAAAGCATCGATCCATTTACTATGGAAAAGTTTCCGGCTTCAAACGGGGGCCAATAA
- a CDS encoding DUF5107 domain-containing protein → MSNTPVTVWEEQVIIPTYGIGKPDKNPMFFEKRVYQGSSGAVYPNPVIEKIFDEKEDKAYTGLFLENKYLKILILPELGGRVQMAYDKIKQRHFIYYNQVIKPALVGLTGPWISGGIEFNWPQHHRPSTFEPVDYTIAENPDGSKTVWVNEVEKMFRTKGSAGFTLYPDKAYLEIKAKLYNRTNLPQTFLWWANPAVKVNDDYQSVFPPDVNAVFDHGKRDVSSFPIATGTYYKVDYSPGTDISRYKNIPVPTSYMAINSEYNFMGGYEHDTRAGVLHVANHHVSPGKKQWTWGHSDFGQAWDRNLTDEDGPYIELMTGMFTDNQPDFSWLMPYEEKSFTQYFLPYQELGLVKNATKDLLVNIEKAGNKAIIKLYATSAQADLTLKFAIGGSVLHQEVFSISPQAIVERAIEIPTSSDEKQFSVNIQNVAGREVLSYNPATDKQNPLPSPAKAALKPAEVENNEQLFLTAQHLEQYRHATYHPVDYYLEALKRDPKDIRCNNALGVWYLRRGKFAQAVNYLKKAVETITSRNPNPYDSEPYYNLGLTLKYLGLHKDAYDAFYKATWSNAWKDAGYFSVAQLDLINGDYEQALDHISKSISRNTDNGKAHVLKAAVLRYLRPYDEALNASTAALQQDRFNLGALYEKAQIFKAMGHTTDADSCIKELAHLSRGTSHNLTEYALDYAAAGLYNEAIGLLLLNDEVSQSPLIQYYLAFYHHKLGDAQWFNYLEKAAEADSYLCFPNRIDDIEVLNFAVDQNPSDYLAPYYLGNLWYDKRQYQEAIDSWELSLQRNPNFPTVHRNLGIAYFNKLGLVEKAVMSFERAFKLDKTDARVLMELDQLYKRINKLPAERLKFLEENLDTTLQRDDLYLERAALYNFTGQFQKAYDQIMDRQFHPWEGGEGRVSGQYIYSLVELAKQNIAGGNYQQAIIQLEQAQVYPHNLGEGKLFGAHENDIFYWLGIACEKIGKTDKAKAFFQKATIGLAEPGAAMFYNDQQPDKIFYQGLAWNKLGNTDMAQKIFSNLAQYGERHINDKTEIDYFAVSLPNLLIFEDDLDTRNRIHCLYITGLGLMGLNRRQEAEHLLMQVLKLDAQHYGSQTHLRI, encoded by the coding sequence ATGAGTAATACCCCGGTAACGGTTTGGGAAGAACAAGTCATCATCCCTACTTACGGTATTGGAAAGCCCGATAAAAACCCCATGTTTTTTGAAAAGCGTGTATATCAAGGTAGCAGCGGCGCAGTTTATCCCAATCCGGTTATTGAAAAGATCTTTGATGAAAAAGAAGACAAGGCATATACAGGACTTTTTCTGGAGAATAAATACCTGAAAATCCTTATCCTGCCTGAGCTTGGCGGCCGGGTACAAATGGCTTACGATAAGATTAAACAGCGTCATTTTATTTATTATAACCAGGTTATCAAACCGGCATTGGTAGGCTTAACCGGTCCCTGGATTTCCGGCGGTATTGAGTTTAACTGGCCACAGCATCATCGCCCCAGTACGTTCGAACCGGTTGACTATACCATAGCAGAAAACCCCGACGGCAGTAAAACAGTTTGGGTTAACGAGGTAGAAAAGATGTTTCGCACTAAAGGATCGGCAGGCTTTACCCTTTATCCTGATAAGGCTTACCTGGAGATCAAAGCCAAGTTGTATAACAGAACCAACCTGCCGCAAACATTTTTATGGTGGGCCAACCCGGCTGTAAAAGTTAATGATGATTATCAATCTGTATTTCCACCAGATGTAAATGCCGTTTTTGATCATGGCAAACGCGATGTTTCTTCCTTCCCCATTGCAACAGGCACCTACTACAAGGTAGATTACTCGCCCGGGACGGATATTTCCCGCTATAAAAACATCCCGGTACCCACATCCTACATGGCCATCAACTCTGAATATAACTTTATGGGGGGGTACGAGCATGATACCCGCGCGGGCGTGTTGCACGTGGCCAATCACCATGTTTCTCCGGGTAAAAAGCAGTGGACCTGGGGCCACAGTGATTTCGGCCAGGCCTGGGACAGAAACCTGACTGACGAGGACGGCCCATACATTGAATTGATGACGGGGATGTTTACCGATAATCAGCCCGATTTTAGCTGGCTGATGCCTTATGAAGAAAAAAGCTTCACGCAGTATTTCCTGCCCTATCAGGAATTGGGGTTGGTTAAAAATGCTACGAAAGATTTACTCGTCAACATAGAGAAAGCGGGTAATAAGGCTATCATCAAACTATATGCAACCTCAGCACAGGCAGATCTGACGCTAAAATTTGCCATCGGCGGCAGCGTACTGCATCAAGAGGTATTCTCCATTAGTCCGCAAGCTATTGTTGAACGAGCTATAGAAATACCAACCTCAAGCGATGAAAAACAATTTTCGGTTAACATCCAAAATGTAGCCGGGCGCGAAGTTTTAAGCTATAATCCGGCGACTGATAAGCAGAATCCGCTGCCATCGCCCGCAAAGGCAGCTCTCAAGCCAGCGGAGGTAGAGAACAATGAGCAGCTTTTTTTGACGGCACAGCACCTGGAGCAATACAGGCATGCTACTTATCACCCGGTAGATTACTACCTGGAGGCGTTGAAACGCGACCCTAAAGATATCCGCTGCAACAATGCCCTCGGTGTTTGGTATCTGCGCAGGGGGAAATTCGCACAAGCGGTAAATTATCTAAAAAAAGCGGTGGAGACCATCACCAGTCGAAATCCCAATCCGTATGATAGCGAGCCATACTATAACCTGGGCCTGACGCTCAAATATTTAGGCCTGCACAAGGATGCTTATGATGCGTTTTATAAGGCAACATGGAGCAACGCCTGGAAGGACGCCGGATATTTTTCGGTGGCCCAGCTTGATCTGATTAATGGTGACTATGAACAGGCTTTAGACCATATTTCCAAATCAATCAGCCGCAATACTGATAATGGCAAGGCCCATGTATTGAAGGCTGCCGTTTTAAGATATTTACGCCCGTACGATGAAGCACTCAATGCCAGCACAGCCGCCTTGCAGCAAGACCGGTTTAATCTTGGCGCATTGTACGAGAAAGCTCAGATATTTAAAGCAATGGGCCATACCACCGATGCTGATAGCTGCATCAAAGAGCTAGCCCACCTCTCACGCGGCACCTCGCATAACCTGACTGAATATGCGTTAGACTACGCTGCTGCCGGCTTATACAACGAGGCGATAGGTTTACTCCTGCTAAACGACGAAGTATCGCAAAGCCCACTTATACAATATTACCTCGCTTTTTACCATCATAAACTTGGCGATGCGCAATGGTTCAATTATCTGGAAAAAGCTGCGGAAGCTGATAGCTACCTATGTTTCCCCAACAGGATTGATGACATTGAAGTACTGAACTTCGCCGTAGATCAAAATCCATCCGATTACCTGGCTCCTTATTACCTTGGCAACCTTTGGTATGATAAGCGCCAATATCAGGAGGCTATTGATAGTTGGGAACTATCATTGCAACGCAATCCAAACTTCCCGACCGTGCATCGTAACCTGGGCATTGCTTATTTTAACAAACTTGGCTTGGTAGAAAAAGCGGTGATGAGCTTTGAACGGGCCTTTAAACTGGATAAGACCGACGCCCGTGTTTTAATGGAACTTGATCAGTTGTACAAACGCATTAACAAATTACCGGCAGAACGCCTGAAGTTTTTAGAAGAAAATCTCGACACTACGCTACAGCGAGACGATCTTTACCTGGAACGTGCGGCTCTTTACAACTTTACTGGCCAATTCCAAAAAGCTTATGACCAGATCATGGACCGACAGTTTCATCCCTGGGAGGGCGGCGAAGGCCGGGTATCGGGGCAATACATCTACTCCCTTGTCGAGCTAGCCAAACAAAATATTGCCGGCGGTAATTATCAGCAGGCCATCATTCAATTAGAACAGGCGCAAGTTTATCCGCATAACCTTGGTGAGGGAAAGCTTTTCGGCGCGCATGAAAACGATATTTTTTACTGGCTCGGGATTGCTTGCGAAAAGATTGGTAAAACAGATAAGGCTAAAGCATTTTTCCAAAAAGCTACTATTGGTTTAGCAGAACCCGGCGCAGCAATGTTTTATAACGATCAGCAGCCTGATAAGATTTTTTACCAGGGACTAGCCTGGAATAAGTTAGGAAATACCGATATGGCTCAAAAGATCTTTAGTAACCTCGCACAATATGGCGAGCGTCATATCAACGATAAAACCGAGATCGACTATTTTGCTGTATCTCTCCCTAATCTATTGATATTTGAGGATGATCTGGATACCCGTAACCGCATCCATTGCCTTTATATAACAGGCTTGGGCCTGATGGGGCTTAACCGCCGGCAGGAGGCCGAACATTTGTTAATGCAGGTATTGAAACTTGATGCACAGCATTATGGCTCGCAAACACATCTTCGTATTTAA